The Chloroflexota bacterium sequence CCAGAGGGACGTAGGCTCGGGCGCAGCGTCGGGACATCAGTGCAGGCGAGAGGCGACTGCTGACCCCGAATCAACGCAACGGGTTGACTGGCACGGCAAAACGTTGACGTCAGGGTTACCTTCGGCAACCTGACCGGTCAGGTCCGCGTGTCACGATACCCTCGGAGCCAGGCGTCATGCAGGCCAGCAGCGGCATGGGCCGGCGGACCGCCACCGTCGGAGGACCGCCATCGCCGCCAGCAGCGGCCGTCACGGCAACGGCCACTGCCGCGCCCCGCGGCGGTCCCACCACCCCGCTCGCTGCCAGGGCCACTGGCGCCCAGCCACTCCGCGGTCGGCGTCTGACTGGAGGATCGCATGGCTGAGCTGACACGAGAGACGCTCATCTGGATGTACGAGCGGATGACGCTCATTCGGACGTTCGAGGATCGGGTGGCGGAGCTGTTCGCCGAGGGCCTGCTGCCCGGATTCGTGCACCTGTACGCCGGCGAGGAGGCGATTGCCGTCGGGGCGTGCGCCCACCTGACCGACCGGGACACCATCACCAGCACCCATCGCGGCCACGGCCACTGTATCGCCAAGGGCGTCCCGGTCGCGCCGATGATGGCCGAGCTGTTCGGGAAGGCGACCGGCGCCTGCAAGGGCAAGGGCGGCTCGATGCACATCGCCGATGTGGACAAGGGGATGCTCGGCGCGAACGGCATCGTCGGCGGCGGCGGCCCGATGGCCTGCGGCGCAGCCCTGACCAACAAGCTGCAGAAGACCGGCGCGGTCACGCTCTGCTTCTTCGGGGACGGCGCAGCCGAGCAGGGCACGATGCACGAGGCGATGAACCTCGCGAGCATCTGGCGGTTGCCTATCGTGTTTGTCTGCGAGAACAACCTGTTCGCCGAGAGCACGCCGTGGTTCTACCACTGCGCGGCCAAGGACATCGCCGAGCGTGGTTCGGCCTACAACATGCCCGGCCTGCTCATCGACGGCTGCGACATCTTCGCCGTGCACGAGGCGGTGGGCGAGGCGATTGCGCGGGCACGTCGCGGTGAGGGCCCCTCGCTGATCGAAGCACGGGCGTTCCGGTACTACGGCCACTTCCAGGGCGACGCGATCCTGTATCGCACGCCGCGGGAGTTGGAGGAGTACCGCCGTCGAGATCCCCTCACGCAGTTCCGCAAGCGCGTCGTCGAGCGCGGCCTGATCAGCCCGGAAGACCTCGACCGGATCGAGCAGCGGGCGACCGAGGCCGTCGAGCTGGCAGTGACGAAGGCCAAGGAGGATCCGTACCCTGCCGCATCCGAGCTGCTGACCGACGTGTACGTCACCTACGCCTGAGACGTCACCTACGCCTGAGACGTCGCCGACGCCTGAGGCCTCACCAACGTCTGACACGCCAACAACGCCTGACGGGAGA is a genomic window containing:
- a CDS encoding thiamine pyrophosphate-dependent dehydrogenase E1 component subunit alpha — its product is MAELTRETLIWMYERMTLIRTFEDRVAELFAEGLLPGFVHLYAGEEAIAVGACAHLTDRDTITSTHRGHGHCIAKGVPVAPMMAELFGKATGACKGKGGSMHIADVDKGMLGANGIVGGGGPMACGAALTNKLQKTGAVTLCFFGDGAAEQGTMHEAMNLASIWRLPIVFVCENNLFAESTPWFYHCAAKDIAERGSAYNMPGLLIDGCDIFAVHEAVGEAIARARRGEGPSLIEARAFRYYGHFQGDAILYRTPRELEEYRRRDPLTQFRKRVVERGLISPEDLDRIEQRATEAVELAVTKAKEDPYPAASELLTDVYVTYA